The Fervidibacillus albus genome contains a region encoding:
- the ybeY gene encoding rRNA maturation RNase YbeY: protein MEDIIRLLQFAAKEEGIVQSAELSVTFVDNERITEINRDYRGKNKPTDVISFALEERTEGEIDIVGDHMPRVLGDIIISVPKAEQQAKEYGHSFMRELGFLSVHGFLHLLGFDHETETEEKEMFSRQEEILQKFGLTR from the coding sequence ATGGAAGACATCATCCGTTTATTGCAATTTGCGGCTAAGGAGGAAGGAATCGTACAGTCTGCGGAATTATCTGTAACGTTTGTAGACAATGAACGCATTACGGAAATAAATCGGGACTATCGTGGAAAAAACAAACCGACGGATGTGATTTCCTTTGCATTGGAAGAAAGGACGGAAGGGGAAATCGATATTGTCGGTGATCATATGCCACGGGTGCTCGGGGACATTATCATCTCCGTCCCAAAAGCAGAACAACAGGCGAAGGAATACGGTCATTCTTTTATGCGAGAGCTCGGTTTCCTATCCGTTCACGGTTTTTTGCATTTACTCGGATTTGATCATGAAACGGAAACTGAAGAGAAGGAAATGTTTTCCAGACAAGAGGAAATCTTACAAAAATTCGGTTTAACAAGGTGA
- a CDS encoding diacylglycerol kinase family protein — MRKFIRSFQFAAHGFILAFKRERNMKIHTFFAVAVILFGFYFHISAIEWTILLLTIGGMISAELMNTAIERTVDLVEEKYHPVAKQAKDIAASACLVYAVVSILIGCIVFLPKIPFLNGN, encoded by the coding sequence ATGAGAAAATTTATCCGGTCGTTTCAATTTGCCGCCCACGGTTTCATTTTAGCGTTTAAGAGGGAACGGAACATGAAGATTCATACGTTTTTCGCCGTTGCAGTCATCCTTTTCGGTTTTTATTTTCACATTAGTGCAATCGAATGGACGATTTTACTCCTAACCATTGGTGGCATGATTTCCGCTGAGTTAATGAATACGGCCATTGAACGTACGGTTGATTTAGTCGAAGAAAAATACCACCCGGTGGCGAAACAAGCGAAGGACATCGCTGCTAGTGCTTGCCTCGTGTATGCAGTCGTCAGTATCCTCATAGGTTGTATCGTTTTTTTACCTAAAATCCCCTTTTTAAATGGGAATTAA
- a CDS encoding cytidine deaminase has protein sequence MDTKKLIEEAKRARSQAYVPYSDFPVGAALLTKDGNIYHGCNIENAAYSVTNCAERTALFKAVSEGNRDFQALAVVADTDRPVSPCGSCRQVMSELCPPDMKVILTNVQGDILETTVEKLLPGAFHSGDLHGK, from the coding sequence TTGGATACGAAAAAATTAATTGAAGAAGCAAAACGAGCGCGGTCTCAAGCATATGTTCCTTATTCCGATTTTCCCGTCGGTGCGGCCCTTTTAACGAAGGATGGAAATATTTATCACGGCTGCAATATTGAAAATGCCGCCTACAGTGTGACGAATTGTGCAGAAAGGACGGCGCTTTTTAAGGCTGTTTCAGAAGGCAATCGGGATTTCCAAGCGTTGGCCGTCGTAGCGGATACCGACCGCCCCGTTTCTCCGTGTGGATCTTGTAGACAAGTGATGAGCGAACTTTGTCCACCGGATATGAAAGTCATTTTAACGAATGTACAGGGTGATATTTTGGAAACAACGGTAGAAAAATTACTACCTGGCGCATTCCATTCGGGGGATTTACATGGAAAATAA
- the era gene encoding GTPase Era, producing the protein MENKQFKSGFITIIGRPNVGKSTFLNYVIGQKIAIMSDKAQTTRNKIQGVLTTDDAQMIFIDTPGIHKPKHRLGDFMMKVATNTLNEVDLVLFMVNAEEEYGKGESFIIEKLKEVNTPVFLVINKIDLVHPDHLLSIISSYKEVYDFAEIVPISAVQGNNVENLLATIRRYLPEGPQYYPSDQVTDHPERFIIAELIREKVLHLTREEIPHSVAVLIEKIEKKEDRGIVHIMAAIVVERSSQKGIVIGKQGRMLKEIGKRAREDIERLLGSKVYLELWVKVQKDWRNKSGILKEFGYREDEY; encoded by the coding sequence ATGGAAAATAAACAGTTTAAATCTGGATTTATTACAATCATCGGTCGGCCAAATGTTGGAAAATCTACGTTTCTCAATTATGTAATCGGTCAAAAAATCGCCATTATGAGTGACAAAGCCCAAACGACAAGAAACAAAATCCAAGGGGTGTTGACAACGGACGATGCCCAAATGATCTTCATCGACACACCTGGAATTCATAAACCGAAACATCGACTTGGCGACTTTATGATGAAGGTAGCTACCAATACGTTAAACGAGGTCGATCTCGTCCTATTTATGGTGAATGCGGAAGAAGAGTATGGGAAGGGTGAATCGTTTATTATTGAGAAATTGAAGGAGGTTAATACCCCTGTCTTTCTCGTTATCAATAAAATCGATTTAGTCCATCCTGATCACCTGCTTTCTATCATTTCCAGTTATAAAGAAGTATACGATTTTGCAGAGATCGTACCTATTTCTGCCGTTCAAGGGAATAATGTGGAAAATTTATTGGCTACGATTCGTCGCTATTTACCAGAGGGACCGCAATATTATCCCAGCGATCAAGTGACCGATCACCCAGAACGATTCATAATCGCTGAATTAATTCGGGAAAAAGTGTTACATTTGACAAGGGAAGAGATTCCGCATTCCGTCGCTGTTCTAATCGAGAAAATCGAAAAGAAGGAAGATCGTGGTATCGTTCATATTATGGCTGCCATCGTGGTTGAACGAAGCTCCCAAAAGGGGATCGTTATCGGCAAACAAGGTCGAATGTTAAAGGAAATCGGGAAACGGGCGAGGGAGGACATCGAACGGCTTCTCGGTTCGAAAGTTTACTTAGAGTTATGGGTGAAAGTTCAGAAGGATTGGCGAAACAAATCGGGCATATTAAAGGAATTCGGATATAGGGAAGATGAATATTAA
- a CDS encoding YqzL family protein, which produces MLEFTWKVFSQTGNIDTYLLYKEIEKEMEDAPNRTIELPEEDLPMTQS; this is translated from the coding sequence ATGCTCGAGTTTACTTGGAAGGTATTTAGCCAAACTGGGAATATCGACACATACCTTCTCTACAAAGAGATTGAAAAGGAAATGGAAGATGCACCAAATAGAACGATTGAACTACCAGAGGAAGATTTACCGATGACCCAAAGTTGA
- the recO gene encoding DNA repair protein RecO — protein sequence MFQKIEGIVLRSIDYGESNKIITIYSRELGKIGAVARGAKKPKSRLAPVSQPFTYGYFLVSISSGLGTIQQGEIIETFRGVKEDLFLTAYASYIVELLDKGTEEREKNPYLFELVYEIMTHMAEGNDPQILKNIFEIKILPVLGFRPFVDSCAICGNREGPFSFSIKEGGILCEDCRHLDPHRLNVSQPVIKLLRLFYHFDMKRLGEIHVKDSTKAQLESCIFGLYEEYTGLYLKSRKFIDQLQRLKE from the coding sequence TTGTTTCAAAAAATCGAAGGAATCGTTCTCCGTTCAATCGATTACGGGGAATCAAATAAAATAATTACCATTTATTCCCGTGAACTCGGTAAAATCGGTGCTGTGGCAAGGGGTGCAAAAAAGCCGAAAAGTAGGCTGGCCCCCGTGTCGCAGCCTTTTACTTACGGTTATTTCCTCGTATCGATATCATCCGGTCTCGGAACGATCCAACAAGGGGAGATAATCGAGACGTTTCGTGGAGTCAAGGAGGATCTGTTTTTAACGGCTTACGCTTCCTATATCGTCGAGCTGTTAGATAAAGGAACGGAGGAAAGGGAGAAAAATCCGTATCTTTTCGAACTCGTTTATGAAATTATGACCCACATGGCAGAAGGTAACGACCCACAAATATTAAAAAATATCTTTGAGATAAAAATTCTTCCTGTCCTCGGCTTTCGACCGTTCGTGGATTCGTGTGCCATCTGTGGAAATCGGGAAGGTCCTTTTTCCTTTTCCATAAAAGAAGGAGGCATTCTTTGCGAAGATTGTCGCCATCTCGATCCACATCGTTTGAATGTTTCCCAGCCGGTCATTAAATTATTACGCTTATTTTATCATTTTGACATGAAAAGGTTAGGAGAAATTCACGTGAAGGATTCGACGAAGGCTCAGTTGGAATCTTGTATTTTCGGTCTTTATGAAGAGTATACAGGTTTATATTTAAAATCGAGGAAATTTATCGATCAACTACAACGATTGAAAGAGTAG
- the glyQ gene encoding glycine--tRNA ligase subunit alpha, with protein MNIQEMILTLQKHWSKQGCLLLQAYDVEKGAGTMSPYTFLRSIGPEPWKVAYVEPSRRPADGRYGENPNRLYQHHQFQVIMKPSPDNIQEIYLDSLRALGIDPLEHDIRFVEDNWENPSLGCAGLGWEVWLDGMEITQFTYFQQVGGLECKPVSVEITYGIERLASYIQDKENVFDLDWTDGVTVRDIFGQAEYEHSKYSFETSDTEMLFQLFNVFEREALRQLEEGLVHPAYDYVLKCSHVFNLLDAKGAISVTERTGFIARVRNLARNVAKTYYRERENLGFPMLLNGKENKHENE; from the coding sequence ATGAATATACAAGAGATGATTTTAACCTTGCAAAAACATTGGTCAAAACAAGGTTGCTTGCTTTTACAGGCATACGATGTGGAAAAGGGAGCAGGGACGATGAGTCCGTACACCTTTTTACGTTCCATTGGCCCGGAACCGTGGAAAGTCGCGTATGTGGAACCATCGAGAAGACCCGCAGATGGACGTTACGGAGAAAATCCGAATCGGCTCTATCAACATCATCAATTTCAAGTGATTATGAAGCCGTCGCCGGACAACATTCAAGAAATTTATTTAGATTCATTACGGGCGTTAGGCATTGATCCTTTGGAACACGATATTCGATTCGTGGAAGATAATTGGGAAAATCCGTCCCTCGGCTGTGCTGGACTCGGTTGGGAAGTGTGGCTCGATGGGATGGAAATCACCCAATTTACGTATTTTCAACAAGTCGGCGGTTTGGAGTGTAAGCCGGTTTCCGTTGAAATAACATACGGAATTGAACGATTAGCGTCTTATATTCAAGATAAAGAAAATGTGTTCGATTTGGACTGGACAGATGGCGTTACCGTTCGGGATATTTTTGGTCAAGCGGAATATGAACATTCCAAGTATTCCTTTGAAACGTCTGATACGGAAATGCTTTTTCAATTGTTCAATGTTTTCGAAAGGGAAGCGTTGCGGCAATTGGAAGAAGGCCTTGTTCATCCCGCTTACGATTACGTATTGAAATGTTCCCACGTATTCAATTTATTAGATGCAAAAGGGGCGATTTCCGTTACGGAGCGGACGGGATTTATCGCCCGGGTACGAAACTTAGCGCGAAATGTGGCAAAGACGTATTATCGAGAAAGGGAGAATCTCGGATTCCCGATGCTTTTGAACGGAAAGGAGAACAAACATGAAAACGAATGA
- the glyS gene encoding glycine--tRNA ligase subunit beta: MKTNDFLLEIGLEEVPARFINLAQKQFVSKIEQLLQTNRISYGHIRSFSTPRRLAVLVEHVAEKQLDVEEEVKGPSKKVALDEHGNWTKAAVGFTKGQGKTTEDIYFREVKGTEYVYVKKYKKGEETEKILQRVDEVITSLSFPKNMKWSSFDLRYIRPIRWIVALYGDRVIDLNITNVPSGKMTYGHRFLGNKVAIDEPENYERLLLSQYVIADEKKRKEAIVQQMNELAEQHRWVIPMDEELLQEVTNLVEYPTVLYGEFDEEFLQLPNDVLITTMKEHQRYFPVKNTEGTLLPYFVTVRNGDHRHLQTVRRGNEKVLRARLKDAVFFYQEDQKLSIENCLEKLKHVVYHDEIGTYSEKLARVRKLAEFISSEMDLATEKKNTVVRAAEICKFDLVTQMVGEFPELQGTMGEQYARIFGEADSVSKAIREHYLPKHAEDELPESEVGVVVSIADKIDTIVSLFAVGLVPTGSQDPYGLRRQAAGIVRILAEKNWPLSFEELLNKSLLLTESFQKRSKEEILSDLKGFFQLRFKHLLDERKIRYDIVDAVLRAPVKTVHSLIDRAELLQEMKDTPSFKTDMEALIRVIHIAEKCDEEMTVDPSLFDNESENLLYENYVTIKKELHRVDNREYYQLLVGLKDSINDFFDCTMVMVDSKTVRNNRLSLLKKIAEIILAFAHFQHISVK; this comes from the coding sequence ATGAAAACGAATGATTTTTTACTGGAAATCGGATTGGAAGAAGTACCTGCCCGATTTATCAATCTTGCACAAAAGCAATTCGTCTCGAAAATTGAACAATTATTGCAAACGAATCGGATTTCCTACGGTCATATCCGTTCCTTTTCGACTCCGAGAAGACTTGCCGTACTCGTTGAACATGTGGCAGAAAAACAGTTGGATGTGGAAGAGGAAGTAAAGGGACCATCCAAAAAGGTTGCTCTTGATGAACACGGAAATTGGACGAAGGCGGCAGTCGGTTTTACAAAAGGGCAAGGGAAGACAACGGAAGATATTTATTTTAGAGAAGTGAAGGGCACCGAATACGTCTATGTAAAAAAATATAAAAAGGGTGAAGAAACGGAGAAAATTTTACAACGGGTAGATGAAGTAATTACGAGTTTGTCGTTTCCAAAAAACATGAAATGGAGTAGTTTCGACCTTCGATATATTCGCCCGATTCGATGGATCGTCGCCCTTTATGGAGATCGGGTCATCGATTTGAACATTACGAATGTACCGAGCGGAAAAATGACTTACGGACACCGGTTTTTAGGAAACAAGGTAGCAATCGATGAACCTGAAAATTACGAGCGCCTTTTGTTATCTCAATACGTCATCGCCGACGAGAAAAAACGAAAAGAAGCAATCGTTCAGCAAATGAATGAACTAGCGGAACAACATCGTTGGGTGATTCCAATGGATGAAGAATTACTTCAAGAAGTGACGAATTTAGTCGAATATCCAACCGTTTTATACGGGGAATTCGATGAGGAATTTTTGCAATTGCCAAATGATGTTTTAATTACGACAATGAAGGAACATCAACGGTATTTCCCAGTGAAAAATACGGAAGGCACTCTCCTGCCTTATTTCGTTACCGTAAGAAACGGAGACCATCGTCATTTACAAACCGTTCGTCGCGGAAATGAAAAGGTGTTACGCGCTCGCTTGAAAGATGCCGTCTTCTTCTATCAAGAGGATCAAAAACTTTCAATTGAAAATTGCTTAGAAAAATTGAAACACGTCGTTTATCACGATGAAATTGGTACGTATTCGGAAAAATTGGCGCGGGTTCGGAAACTGGCCGAATTTATTTCCTCGGAAATGGATTTAGCGACGGAAAAGAAAAATACGGTAGTACGAGCGGCAGAAATTTGTAAATTTGATCTCGTCACCCAAATGGTCGGTGAATTCCCAGAATTACAAGGAACGATGGGAGAACAGTACGCCCGTATTTTTGGAGAGGCCGATTCCGTTTCTAAGGCGATTCGGGAACATTATTTACCGAAACATGCGGAAGACGAATTACCTGAAAGTGAAGTCGGAGTGGTCGTAAGCATTGCGGATAAAATCGATACGATCGTATCTTTATTTGCCGTCGGTCTCGTTCCTACCGGTTCCCAAGACCCGTACGGATTAAGGAGACAAGCGGCTGGAATCGTTCGAATTTTAGCGGAAAAAAATTGGCCGTTGTCCTTTGAAGAGCTACTTAATAAAAGTTTGCTTTTGACCGAATCTTTCCAAAAGCGGAGCAAGGAAGAAATTTTATCGGATTTAAAAGGATTTTTCCAACTTCGATTCAAACATTTATTGGATGAACGGAAAATTCGATACGATATCGTCGACGCCGTTTTACGTGCACCTGTGAAGACCGTTCACTCGTTGATCGATAGGGCCGAGCTGCTTCAAGAGATGAAAGACACACCGTCCTTTAAGACAGATATGGAAGCCTTGATTCGAGTCATTCATATCGCAGAAAAATGCGATGAAGAAATGACAGTCGATCCTTCGTTGTTCGATAACGAGAGTGAAAACCTATTGTATGAAAACTACGTCACGATTAAAAAGGAATTGCATCGGGTGGATAACCGAGAGTATTATCAATTATTAGTCGGCTTGAAGGATTCGATCAATGACTTTTTCGACTGTACGATGGTCATGGTCGATTCAAAGACCGTTCGAAACAATCGACTTTCCCTTTTGAAAAAGATCGCAGAAATTATTTTGGCATTTGCCCATTTTCAACACATATCGGTAAAATAA
- a CDS encoding helix-turn-helix transcriptional regulator — protein MELNKRQEQILKIVKENGPITGEHIAEKLNLTRATLRPDLAILTMAGFLDARPRVGYFYTGKNTIQLLTENIKKLKVKDFQSIPVVVKENISVYDAIVTMFLEDVGTLFVVNEQTLLVGVLSRKDLLRASMGKQDLTTVPVNIIMTRMPNITMCRKDDLLIDVADQLIEKQIDAVPVVKEKDGGFEVIGRVTKTNITKAFVSLFNKE, from the coding sequence ATCGAGCTAAATAAACGGCAAGAACAAATATTAAAAATCGTAAAGGAGAACGGCCCGATTACAGGTGAACATATTGCGGAAAAACTCAACTTAACGAGGGCAACTTTGCGTCCGGATTTGGCGATTTTAACGATGGCTGGTTTTTTGGATGCTAGACCAAGAGTCGGGTATTTTTACACTGGGAAAAATACAATCCAACTGTTGACGGAAAATATTAAAAAATTAAAAGTGAAGGATTTTCAATCGATTCCTGTCGTCGTAAAGGAAAATATTTCTGTATACGATGCGATTGTGACGATGTTTTTAGAAGATGTCGGGACGTTGTTTGTCGTCAATGAACAAACGTTATTAGTCGGCGTGCTTTCAAGGAAAGATTTGTTAAGAGCAAGTATGGGGAAACAAGATTTAACGACCGTACCTGTCAATATTATTATGACGCGTATGCCAAACATAACGATGTGTCGAAAGGATGACCTACTAATTGATGTGGCCGATCAATTGATTGAAAAGCAAATCGATGCCGTCCCAGTTGTCAAGGAGAAGGATGGAGGATTCGAAGTTATCGGTAGGGTAACAAAAACGAATATTACAAAGGCGTTCGTTTCATTGTTTAACAAAGAATAA
- a CDS encoding pyruvate, water dikinase regulatory protein, translating to MVKPPIYLVSDSVGETVELVTKAALSQFNGSGVKLHRVPYVEDTTTIEEVISLAKMNKGMIVFTLVKPDIRIYLDRRSKEEGIYAFDVMGPLLDRFQQLSGIEPKYEPGLVRKLDEDYFKKIEAIEFAVKYDDGKDPNGVLKADIVLIGVSRTSKTPLSQFLALKRYKVANVPIVPEVDPPEELMRIDPKKCFGLKIRPEKLIQIRKERLLALGLNDTANYASIQRIKEELEFFDGVVNKIGCNCIDVTNKAVEETANVIIEQIVKSSL from the coding sequence ATGGTCAAGCCACCGATTTATTTAGTATCCGATTCGGTTGGAGAAACGGTCGAATTAGTTACAAAGGCAGCGCTCAGTCAGTTTAATGGATCGGGTGTGAAATTGCATCGTGTTCCGTACGTCGAGGATACGACGACGATCGAAGAAGTCATTTCATTGGCGAAAATGAATAAAGGGATGATCGTTTTTACCCTGGTGAAACCAGACATTCGGATATATTTGGATCGAAGGTCGAAAGAAGAGGGAATTTACGCCTTTGATGTGATGGGTCCCCTCCTTGACCGATTCCAACAGCTGTCAGGCATCGAACCAAAATACGAACCGGGACTCGTTCGGAAATTAGATGAGGACTACTTTAAAAAAATCGAAGCGATTGAATTTGCCGTTAAGTATGACGATGGAAAAGATCCGAACGGTGTTTTAAAGGCGGATATCGTTTTAATCGGGGTTTCGCGAACTTCGAAAACCCCCCTTTCCCAATTTTTAGCGTTAAAACGATACAAAGTTGCGAATGTACCGATTGTACCGGAAGTGGATCCACCGGAGGAATTGATGCGCATTGATCCGAAGAAGTGTTTCGGTTTAAAAATTCGTCCGGAAAAATTAATTCAAATTCGGAAAGAACGACTACTCGCCTTAGGATTAAACGATACAGCCAATTACGCGAGCATCCAACGAATTAAAGAAGAATTGGAATTTTTTGATGGGGTTGTAAATAAAATCGGTTGCAACTGCATCGACGTAACGAACAAGGCGGTTGAAGAAACAGCAAATGTCATTATCGAACAGATCGTAAAATCAAGCTTATAA
- the dnaG gene encoding DNA primase, protein MAERIPEEKIEEIRQAVDIVDVVSEYVQLKKQGRNYFGLCPFHDEKTPSFSVSPEKQIFHCFGCGAGGNIFSFLMDLEGLSFQEAAIKLAEKGNVELHLHAGDTQKRQPKKQDVMIDVHELLRKFYHHLLVNTKQGQEALEYLYQRGFTDDTIEEFQIGYAPGGWDKSLKFLTGRGYEEPLLTQLGLIIRREDGTYFDRFRDRIMFPIYNDKGNTVAFSGRMFKEGEPKYLNSPETVLFQKSQLLYNFHRSRPSIRKKQTAVLFEGFADCISAYRAGVTNGVATMGTALTDNHIQLLKRNAERIVLCFDSDDAGKEAVLKAGEMIQRAGLTVEVALVPDGKDPDEYIRKHGPEKFMHEVIDGRQTFMAFKMEKFRIGKNLEIEGERLAYIEKVLTEISLLQSPIEKEMYLRRLADEFALSFDSLKQQERQISYQMKRGSSARREKKRNLFIQKQDKKLMPAYYNAERILIAHMLKSVQLTFKIQEKLDGYTFHNDDHQAILTYLYAFYESGQKPDLSHFLSFIKDSHLRKRAAEIGMLQIQDELSERELTDYLNHVLKYQKMLKIKEKEEEGKRAEQERDYKKAAEIAQEIVQLRKTL, encoded by the coding sequence ATGGCAGAACGGATCCCTGAAGAAAAGATTGAAGAGATTCGTCAAGCGGTGGACATTGTAGATGTCGTTAGTGAATATGTTCAGTTGAAAAAACAAGGGAGAAATTATTTCGGTCTATGTCCGTTTCATGACGAAAAAACACCTTCATTTTCCGTTTCCCCGGAAAAACAAATTTTCCATTGTTTCGGTTGTGGAGCAGGAGGAAATATTTTTTCATTTTTAATGGATCTTGAAGGACTTTCCTTTCAAGAAGCGGCCATTAAACTGGCGGAAAAAGGAAACGTCGAATTGCACCTACACGCAGGCGACACCCAAAAAAGGCAACCGAAAAAACAGGACGTAATGATTGACGTCCACGAGCTTCTAAGAAAATTTTACCATCATTTGCTCGTGAATACAAAACAAGGTCAAGAAGCCCTTGAATATTTGTATCAACGTGGTTTTACCGATGATACGATTGAAGAATTTCAAATTGGTTACGCGCCGGGTGGCTGGGATAAAAGTTTGAAATTTTTAACGGGAAGGGGTTATGAAGAACCGTTATTAACGCAACTAGGGTTAATTATTCGAAGGGAAGACGGGACGTATTTTGACCGATTTCGAGATCGGATTATGTTTCCGATCTATAACGATAAAGGGAATACAGTTGCCTTTTCTGGAAGAATGTTTAAAGAAGGCGAACCGAAATATTTGAATAGCCCGGAAACCGTATTATTTCAAAAAAGTCAATTATTGTATAACTTCCATAGGTCGCGTCCGTCTATTAGAAAAAAGCAAACGGCCGTCTTATTCGAAGGTTTTGCTGATTGCATTTCCGCCTATCGTGCAGGAGTAACAAACGGGGTTGCAACGATGGGGACGGCTTTGACGGACAATCATATTCAATTGTTAAAACGGAATGCGGAACGAATCGTTCTATGTTTCGATTCCGATGATGCGGGAAAAGAAGCGGTTTTAAAAGCGGGTGAAATGATTCAAAGGGCCGGTCTAACCGTAGAGGTGGCATTAGTTCCGGACGGGAAAGACCCGGATGAATATATTCGAAAACACGGGCCAGAAAAATTCATGCATGAAGTGATCGACGGAAGGCAGACGTTTATGGCCTTCAAAATGGAAAAATTTCGTATCGGAAAAAATCTCGAAATTGAAGGAGAAAGGCTAGCTTATATCGAAAAAGTATTAACAGAGATTAGTCTATTACAAAGTCCGATCGAAAAGGAAATGTATTTAAGGAGGTTAGCTGATGAATTTGCCCTTTCCTTTGATTCTTTAAAACAACAGGAACGCCAAATTTCTTACCAGATGAAAAGGGGATCGTCCGCTCGTCGAGAAAAAAAACGAAATTTGTTTATTCAAAAGCAGGATAAAAAGTTAATGCCTGCATATTATAACGCCGAAAGAATATTAATTGCCCATATGTTAAAAAGCGTACAATTAACCTTTAAAATCCAAGAAAAATTGGACGGATATACCTTTCATAACGATGATCATCAAGCGATCCTCACCTATTTGTATGCATTTTATGAATCTGGACAAAAACCGGATTTAAGTCATTTCTTATCATTTATAAAGGATTCCCATTTGCGAAAACGAGCTGCTGAAATAGGCATGTTGCAAATTCAAGACGAACTTTCGGAACGGGAATTAACGGATTATTTAAACCATGTGTTGAAATATCAAAAAATGTTAAAGATAAAGGAAAAGGAAGAAGAGGGAAAACGGGCCGAACAGGAAAGGGATTATAAAAAGGCAGCGGAAATCGCACAGGAAATCGTACAATTACGAAAAACGCTTTAA
- the rpoD gene encoding RNA polymerase sigma factor RpoD gives MAEKSARSKEVESELTLDHAKEQLFELGKKRGTLSYDTIAEKMAQFELDAVHMDELYEQLSDQGIQLTEENENQDTDEDPGIDDLEKEEEFDLNDLSVPPGIKINDPVRMYLKEIGRVDLLTPEEEIELAERISNGDEEAKRRLAEANLRLVVSIAKRYVGRGMLFLDLIQEGNMGLLKAVEKFDHTKGFKFSTYATWWIRQAITRAIADQARTIRIPVHMVETINKLVRVQRQLLQDLGREPTPEEIAEEMDLPAEKVREILKIAQEPVSLETPIGEEDDSHLGDFIEDQDATSPSDHAAYEMLKEQLEDVLDTLTDREENVLRLRFGLDDGRTRTLEEVGKVFGVTRERIRQIEAKALRKLRHPSRSKRLKDFLE, from the coding sequence ATGGCTGAAAAGTCAGCACGTTCCAAAGAAGTAGAATCTGAATTAACGCTTGACCATGCGAAGGAACAATTGTTCGAATTAGGTAAAAAAAGAGGTACGCTTTCATATGATACCATTGCGGAAAAAATGGCTCAGTTTGAACTGGATGCCGTGCATATGGATGAATTGTATGAACAATTGTCCGACCAAGGAATCCAATTAACGGAAGAAAACGAAAATCAAGATACCGATGAGGACCCGGGGATTGATGATTTAGAAAAGGAAGAGGAATTCGATCTTAACGATTTAAGCGTCCCCCCTGGAATCAAAATCAATGATCCGGTTCGCATGTATTTAAAGGAAATCGGTCGGGTAGATTTGTTAACACCAGAAGAAGAAATCGAACTTGCTGAACGCATCTCCAATGGGGATGAAGAAGCGAAGCGTCGTCTTGCAGAAGCGAATCTTCGCCTAGTCGTCAGCATTGCAAAACGGTACGTCGGTCGTGGCATGTTGTTTTTAGACTTGATTCAAGAAGGCAATATGGGCCTTTTAAAAGCCGTTGAAAAATTTGATCATACAAAAGGATTTAAATTTAGTACGTATGCGACATGGTGGATTCGTCAAGCGATTACCCGCGCCATTGCCGATCAAGCACGAACGATACGTATTCCCGTTCATATGGTCGAAACGATTAACAAACTCGTTCGCGTCCAAAGACAATTGCTACAAGATTTAGGAAGGGAACCGACACCGGAAGAAATCGCGGAAGAAATGGATTTACCAGCTGAAAAAGTACGGGAAATTTTAAAAATTGCCCAAGAACCAGTATCGTTGGAAACGCCGATTGGTGAAGAAGACGACTCCCATCTTGGAGATTTTATCGAAGATCAGGATGCCACTTCTCCATCTGATCATGCCGCATACGAAATGTTAAAGGAACAGTTGGAAGACGTTTTAGACACGTTAACCGACCGTGAAGAAAATGTTCTCCGTTTACGATTCGGATTGGATGATGGCCGGACCCGTACGTTGGAAGAAGTAGGGAAAGTATTCGGTGTAACCCGGGAACGGATCCGCCAAATTGAAGCTAAGGCATTACGCAAATTAAGACATCCGAGCCGAAGCAAACGATTAAAGGACTTTTTAGAATAA